TCTGGAGCCTGTCTGGCAAGCGCTGACCCGCTCCGATTTCCTTCAGGTGTATTACGATGTGTTCCTTACGCCCGCGGCGGGGCAGATGGTGGACGAAGCCGTGTACGGATTGTTCGCCGGAACCCTCACGCCCGCCGAGGCCGCGCGAGCCATCGAAAACGCATATACCGCGGAAAATCCGTGAGCCGGATTGTAAAGGCGCCGCGCGCCCGCTCCGCCCCCGTCCGCCCATTCCACAACGGATCGTTTGGATCGCCATGCTGATCGCCGTCCTCTCCGACACGCACGACAACCGCGGCACCATCCGCAAGGCGCTGGTTGTCGCCCGGGCGCGCGGCGCCGCGGAGATTCTGCATTGCGGCGACCTGACCTCGGCCTCCGTCCTCTCCGAGTTCCGCGGCTGGACGGTCCACTACGCCTTCGGCAACATGGACCGCGACGCCGCGGAAATCCGCGCGGCGGCGGATCGGCTCGACCCGGGATCCGCGTGCGGAGCGGAACTTCATCTGGAGCGGGAAGGCGTGCGCATCGCGCTGATGCATGGCAACCATGCCGGGATGCTGACGCAGGCGGTGCGGTCGGGGGCGTATGACTTCGTCTTTCACGGACACACCCACCGGCGGCGCGACGAGCGCATCGGCCGGACCCGGGCGGTTAATCCCGGCGCGCTGGGCGGCGCCGCGTCGGAGGGTTATTCCTTCTGCCTGTTGGATACCGCCGGCGGGGATGTGGAGTTCATCGGGCTGTAGACGAGAATCGACGATCGACCACGGACCATCGGCCATCGCCCTTCTTGCCATCGTGGATTGGAGAGGCAATCAATCCCGCCGGAAAATGCGTCATGCCGGCGCGGAGATTCCCAAGAAGAGAAGCGAGGCCCGAACTATACGGCCATTGCCCGCAAGCAAGGATGGGATTCTTTTCTCCGCCGGTTGTGCTTGGCCGGTTTCTCCCAAATCGGCGGGGGAATACCCCGCCGGCGGCGCCTTCCGGACGGGTCATACTTCTATGCCCATGGAACCCTCCGCCCGGAACCGGGCCAAGGGCGATTTCCCAACAGGAGCCATTATGAAAACCCCAATATCCAAGAAAGCGTACGACAAAATCGCCGACGCCTATGCGGCCATCACCGATAAAAAACCCCACAACGCATACTACGACCGGCCGGCGGTGAAGTCGCTCATCGGGGATGTCGCCGGCAGGAAGATCGCCGATGTCGGCTGCGGCACGGGCGCGTACGCGCAATGGCTGGCGGACAGGGGAGCAAGGGTGACGGCCATCGACGCCAACGAGAAAATGCTGGCGCACGCCAGAAAGCGGGTCGGCGGCCGAGCGTCGTTTCATCTCGCCAACATGGAGGAACCGTTCCCATTCCTGAAGGATGGAAGCCTGGACGGCGTCTTGAGCGCCTTGGCGATCACCTACGTGCGGGACCACAAAGCGCTTTTTTCGGAATTTCATCGGATACTGCGCAAAAAGGGGTGGCTGGTTTTTTCAACCGAGCATCCATTTTTCTCATACGGTTTTTTTAAAATCCGGAATTATTTTAAAACCCGGCGAGTGAGTTGTTCTTGGAAAGGATTCGGAAAACGCGTCCGAATGAACAGCTATTATCACAGCCTGGGCTCGATCTGCGAGGCGCTTTATGAAAACGGCTTTCTGATCGAGCGGATTGTCGAACCCAAACCCATTCGCAAATTCAAAGAGGTCAGTCCCAAAGATTACAGGGAATTAATGAATTTTCCTTTGTTCATATGCATGAAGGCCTGGAAAACCTGATGATCTCCCCGTCCGTCGATCCGCGGTTGGTATCGGCCCCGGCACCGAGCGCCTCCCCTTTGTATGCCCAGTCGGTCGGGCTTCGATCGCCCATGCAAACCGGCGCAACCCGGATTCGCCGGGCGACAGGCCGCTCCGATGGTGGAAATACGAGTTGCCGGATACCAATCAACCTCGGATCGCATAAAGCCCGGCGACGCCCGGAAACGAAGCCGAGCCCGTGTCGCGGAAGACCCGGTACCCCGCATTCTTTAGAATCCCACTGACTTCGTCCGCAAGTCCGGCGGAGTGCGTTTCGAACGCCATCTCCCGGATCCGCCGGTAGTCCCTGCGGGCGATCCCCTGCAGAACGGCGAGTTCATCCCCCTCGACGTCGATCTTTAGGAAATCGACGGTGCGGATCTTTTCCTCGCGGAGGATCTCCGACAGGGTTCGGACGGGGGCGAACCGCTCCTCCGAACGAAACAGGTAGGACGCCAAGTCCGGCCCAAGCTGGCTGTGGATGAAATCCACCTGGGCTTTTTTCAGCTCCGGCGCCGAGGTGGAATTGCCGGCCATGTTCGGATAAAAGGCGAACGTCCGCCGCGGTTCCGCCCGCGATCCGACGGCGCAGTTCAACAGCCGCACCCTTTCCAGCCGGTGCAGCTCGACGTTGCGCCGGAGCACCTCGAAGGTGTCGGGAATGGGCTCGACGGCGCAGACAAACGCCTTCGGATTCCGCAGCTTGGCGAACAACGCAAACATCCCGATGTTGGCCCCGACATCGAAAATGCAGGAGGCGCCCTCCAAGCTCAGGCCGTGGCGCAGGTATTCCTGTTTGATGAAAACCTCGTTGTAAATGAATTCGGTTTCCTGGATGCTGGTGTGCGTGAAGCAACGGAAGCCGTCCGGGAAGGTCACCAGCTTGAGCGGCGGCGGTTGCTCCTCGACCCGGATGACGTGGATGAAATCCGGCGAGAGAATCGGGTTTTGGGCCGTCATGGGCGGTATTCCTCCTCGTCCACTACCCGGTCCGGTTTCTCCCCATCCCGGCCCAAAAGGGACGGGGAGGGAGCGCCGAATTCCGGATTCAGCGGGGGTTTGTGGGCGGCGCTGGCCCTCCGCAAATCCAGCGGCTTTTCGATCGGCGTCGGCACGGGATGGACGGGGGCGACTTCCGCGGCTTCCCACAGCCGGCGCTCGATTTCATCCGCCGCCTGGCGCTGGCCTCCCTCCTTCCGCGCCAGGGCGCCCAGGGAATATGCCCGCTCGCGCATCCGCGGATCCTCCAGCCGACGCAGCGCTTCGGCCATCCGCGGCACGGTCATCTCGTCCCGGCCGAAGGTCAGGCCGATGCTTCTATCCGCGACCAGCCGCCCCCAGGCCGCCTGCATTCCGAAGGAGGGCACGATGATCGACGGAATCCCGGCGGTGATCGCCGCGCCCGTCGTGCCGGCTCCGCCGTGATGCACCGCCGCCTTCGTGCGGGGGAGCAGCCAATCGTGCGGGAACTCGTCGGCGACCAGCACCTCCGGGGGATACTCCGCGCGGCCGTCGACCGTGTTGCGGAGCAGAACGCCGCGGTTCCCCGTTAGCCGCAAGGTTTCGAGCACGATATCCGTGACCGCCGTCTTTTCGTGCACTCCCCAGCTTCCGAATCCGACGTAGACCGGCGGCGGTCCGGCGCGGAGAAAATCGCGGAGCCGCGGGTCGATCGGCCCCTTGTGGGGCAGAATCCACCATCCCGTCTGCACCACCCGCGCCGGCCAGTCCTCCGGCCGGGGGAGGAAATAAGCGCTCCAGGCCGCGAACGCCGGAAAGCGGGAAAGGTGCTGAGCCCAGTTGCGCGTGGCGAGCGGATCCAGCCGCAATCCGTGCGCCCTCCGCCAGGCGTTGATTTTATCGGAGAGGAACAACCCGAAGGACAGGAGCATGAAGGAGGATAAGCCGCGGTTGAAGAGCGCACCTTTATCCTGGATCCGGCCGTCGACGAAGCAATAGGCCGAGGTCGGGATGAATCCCGGATCGAAGTGCACGTTGAACAGCGGCAGGCCGCGCCCCTCGGCGACGTGGATCGCTTCCGGCGTGGTGATAACCTTGGCCAGGATCACATCCGCCCCGCGGCTGGCTTCCCAAAACGCTTCCAACTGGGAGGGCGCGATCCGCCGCGAATAGGCCGTGCTGGTGGTGAGCATCTTCGGGAGGGATTGGCACGCGGCGAGCGTGCGCATCAGGCTTTCGGTTCCGTCTTCCCGCATCGTGTGGAATTCGATCCCGCGCTCCTCAACCAGCGCCCGGTACGGTTCCCGCGCGGCGAGCACGACCTGATGCCCGCGCCGGACCAGCTCCTCGCCCAGGGCGGCGAACGGTTGGATGTCACCGCGCGTACCCCAGTTCAGCACGGCGAACCGGTACGAGCTTTTTCTTTTAAATGCGCGGCGGTGTCCGAACGGCCAGGGCGATGACGATTTGGGGTTCACGAGTTCCTCCGCAACGGCATGGGATCACAAGCGTCGTACGACTGGGCTTAGCCGAGGATCGTTGCATCCTGCCGGAAAACTATCCGGCCCGGCCCGAAAGATTCGATCCGAAGCGGCTGCTTGCCGACGGGTTCGGACGATCGAAGGGCGCGTTCCAGCAGACTATTGAAAAAAAAAGAAACGGTTAAGCCCGCCCCGGCAAGCCCGGCGGGCAGCCCAACCACCATCAATTCCATTTTAATCACGCCCAGCTAGCCGTCTTCGGCGCCCTTCTTAGGTTCGGCTTCTTCGTCCAACAAGGCCGGTTTTTCCAGCACTTCCGGGGATGGGCGGATCCCGGCGCCTCGGCCGCCGGAGGAACCGGAAGGCAGCGCCCGCTCGGGCGGCCGAACCAGATGGATCTTGGCCTCTTCGACGGCTTCCGCAATCCGGCATTCGACTTCGTCCGCCGCCTGCTTCTCTCCCCCGTCGTTCCGCGCCAGGGCTCCCACCACCCGCGCCCGCTCCCGGATTTCCGGCCGATCGATCTCGCGCAACGCGCGCGCCAGCGTCTCCACCGATATCTCACGCCGGTTCAGGGTCGTCCCGATCTGCTTCTCCTTGACCACATGCCCCCAGCAAGCCTGACCGGTGAATGCCGGAATGATGATCGACGGTATCCCCGCCTGGATCACCGCGCCCACGGTGCCGGATCCTCCGTGGTGGACGGCCGCCTTAAGCTGCGGCAGAAGCCAATCGTGCGGCAATTCCTCCTCTACGTAAATCGAAGTTGGAAATTCCTTCCGCCCGTCCACCGTATTCCGCAGCAAGACACCGCGGTTTCCGGTTATCCGCAGGCTTTCCAGGATCACTTCCGTGACGGCCGATTTATCGTGCACTCCCCAGCTTCCGAAGCCGATGTACACCGGCGGCGGACCGGCCTTGATAAATTCGCGCAACCGCTTTCCGATGGATTCTTTCCAGGGCATCCGCAGGTATCCGGTCTGGACAAACCATTCCGGCCAATCCGGCGGCCTCTCCAACAGGTGCGGGCTCCAGGTGATGAAGGTTGGGAACCGCCGGAAATAGCCGGGATCGCTCCACTTGGAGAAAACATCCAGCGGCATGCGCTGCCGCAGGCGCCACCGGTTCACCTGATCCCAGATGGAATACCCCATCGGGATCAGCATAAACCGCCCCATGAACCGGTTGAATCTTTTGCCTTTATCCTCCAGCTTGTCGCCGACCAGGCAATAGCTTTCCGTGGGCAGGAAGCCCGGATCGTTGTGCCACAGGAACAGCGGCACCCCCCGGCGTTCGGCGATATGCAGGGCGGGCATGGTGGAGACCGATTTGGTCAGGACCGCGTCCGCGCCCTCGGTCGCCTCCCAGAACTTCCGGAATTGGACGGCGCTGAGGCCGCGCGAATAGGATGTGCAGAGCGCGAGCGCCGAAAGCATGGCGGTGCTGTCCGCCAGCGCCTGCATCAGCCGCTCGGTGCCGTCGTCGGGCATCGTCCAGAATTCCATCCCCTGTTCCTCGATCAGGGCGCGGTACGGCTCGCGCGCCGCGATCACCATCCGGTGGCCGCGGCGGACGAGTTCCGCGCCGAGCGCGGCGAACGGTTTGACGTCGCCGCGCGTCCCCCAGGTGAGCGCGGCGAACCGGTAGGAGCGTTTTCGCCGGAGGTTGCGCCGGTATTCGCGGGGCCAGGGCGAGGACGGGTTCGGGCTCATGCTGCCCCTCCAGGGAACGGATGCGGCGGCGGGACCGGCTTCACGATACGGGCGTTCCGTCCGGATGTTTGACGGCCGAGGGCTGCGGCCCTTTTTCGATCCGGATCAGCGGAGCGCCCTCGATTTCCGGAAGCAGCCGGCCGATGCGGACGATCTTGCGCAACGCTTCCTCCAACGCCGCCCAGGCCTTCTGCGCCGGAACGGGACGGGATTGCGCCGGCATGAAGGCCACGGAGACCGACTCGGGGCTGGTTTCGTAATGCAGCGAGAAGAGCCGGGTCAGCAGGCGGATTCCGATCCGCCCCACGACGGCGACATCCTCGCTCGGATGGGGAAAGGAGACAATCACGTCGATCGACGACATGTATTTCATCAGCAGGATCATGCTCGCCGGCATCCGCCAGGGAGCGGCGAGCGCCAAATGCAGGGACATCAGATCGCTCAGGTTGAACCGCTCCCGGCCGGCGCGAATCGCCTGATGATGGGCTTCCAGCGCCTCGCGCAGGGTTTCGACCGCCGCCCGGCCGAGGTCCGCATCGCAGGCGGGATCCACCAACCTGCTGACCGCCGGGGACCATGGGGTGGCGTCGCCCAAACCCCGGTAACGGTACTTGGCCATCGTCAGGAGCTCGACGTGCACGGGGGGCCTGCCCAGCAACTGCTCCTCGGCCATCATCATCGCGATGTTGAACACCGAATCCAGTCGCAGCCCGCGGCGGATGAGCTCCCGCCCGCCCCAGTCGCGGATCCGGAAGAGGACTCGCTCGTCGGTGAGCATATAGCGGCAGGAGGAATCCGCCCAGCGCGCCAATCCGGCCGGGACCGAAAACGGCAGGCGCTGCACGTCCGGCCGCGGGCTTTTTTTGCGCCTGGAGGCCGATTCCTTCAACAGCAGCGACGACCGGCGGACCTCCGAACTGAAGCGGGTCATGACGTTGCCGTCGATTCCGCAGATGTAGGAAAACACGATCGAGGCTTTGCCGTTCCCGAACACCACGATTTGCGTGCTCGCCAAATACCACCGGTTTTCCCGGTTCCGGCATTGCGCCAACCGGCAGGCTTGCTCCTCGTCGGCGGGACGGTCGTCGAGGTCGAGGCACAAGACGAGGAAGGCATTGGCCAGGGCCTCGAGGGATTCGCGGTTGCGCGGATCCAACCGCAGCAGGGTGAACCCCGCCGCCCGCTGGGCCGGCGCGGCCGCGCTGAACGGTCCGGGCGACACGGTTTGCGGCCGGCCGCGGGCATCCGCGGCGAGCGCCTCCAGGGCAGCCCGCAGCGACGGCACATCCGCGGGCGTTCCGATCGGAGGAAGCGCGAGCTTGTAGAAATTCCCCCCCGCGGCCACAACCGCGTAGGAATCCTCCACGGATTTGTAAATCCCCATGCAAGCCCCGCTCGGGTAATTGCAGGTGGAGAACAGGTTTCGGTATTGGCCCATCTCCATCGGCTCGCCGTGGAACGTATCCAGGGGGAATTTTGCGCCGATCAGATCCGCATAGAACGACCGGGAAGCCGCCAGCAGGCGCGCCGCCCGGTCGATCGGGTCCGGCGCCGGCTGCTCGTCGGCGAGGACCGCGGTTGCGCTGAACATGATGGCGTTCGACACCATCATCCTCGCCGGAACGTCGCGCAGGACTCTTTCGTAGTACGCGGCATCCTGCCGCAACCGATGGAGGGTCCGGGTGAACCCGGAGACGCCGAACAGGAACCGTGCGGCGGCCTGCGGCACATGCGCCATCTCGGAATATTCGCGAACGTAATTCTCCAGGGTGTCCAAGGGCGGGAGGCTGGCGGGTTTCGGGTACCCATCCAGTTGCTCGAACGACATTTGTTCGGTCCGGGAGGATCTGGGCATGTGGCGGGCTCCTTTCCAGGCGATGCGGATTGGGGGGCTTTCCCCCGGCATCCCCTGGCTTCTTAGCCGAGGGCTTTTTCGCAAACCAGGCGGATGACCTGGAGCAGGTCGTTCAACTCGAAGGGCTTCTCCAGGATGGTCAGATTGTTCTCCTCGATGAACCGGCGGGTGACCAGGTTGGCCGTATCGCCCGTGATGAAGATAATTCGCGGGGCCAGATGCGGCATCTCCGCCTGGATCCGGCGGTAGAAATCCA
This sequence is a window from Anaerolineales bacterium. Protein-coding genes within it:
- a CDS encoding YfcE family phosphodiesterase, which encodes MLIAVLSDTHDNRGTIRKALVVARARGAAEILHCGDLTSASVLSEFRGWTVHYAFGNMDRDAAEIRAAADRLDPGSACGAELHLEREGVRIALMHGNHAGMLTQAVRSGAYDFVFHGHTHRRRDERIGRTRAVNPGALGGAASEGYSFCLLDTAGGDVEFIGL
- a CDS encoding choline/carnitine O-acyltransferase translates to MPRSSRTEQMSFEQLDGYPKPASLPPLDTLENYVREYSEMAHVPQAAARFLFGVSGFTRTLHRLRQDAAYYERVLRDVPARMMVSNAIMFSATAVLADEQPAPDPIDRAARLLAASRSFYADLIGAKFPLDTFHGEPMEMGQYRNLFSTCNYPSGACMGIYKSVEDSYAVVAAGGNFYKLALPPIGTPADVPSLRAALEALAADARGRPQTVSPGPFSAAAPAQRAAGFTLLRLDPRNRESLEALANAFLVLCLDLDDRPADEEQACRLAQCRNRENRWYLASTQIVVFGNGKASIVFSYICGIDGNVMTRFSSEVRRSSLLLKESASRRKKSPRPDVQRLPFSVPAGLARWADSSCRYMLTDERVLFRIRDWGGRELIRRGLRLDSVFNIAMMMAEEQLLGRPPVHVELLTMAKYRYRGLGDATPWSPAVSRLVDPACDADLGRAAVETLREALEAHHQAIRAGRERFNLSDLMSLHLALAAPWRMPASMILLMKYMSSIDVIVSFPHPSEDVAVVGRIGIRLLTRLFSLHYETSPESVSVAFMPAQSRPVPAQKAWAALEEALRKIVRIGRLLPEIEGAPLIRIEKGPQPSAVKHPDGTPVS
- a CDS encoding FkbM family methyltransferase, translated to MTAQNPILSPDFIHVIRVEEQPPPLKLVTFPDGFRCFTHTSIQETEFIYNEVFIKQEYLRHGLSLEGASCIFDVGANIGMFALFAKLRNPKAFVCAVEPIPDTFEVLRRNVELHRLERVRLLNCAVGSRAEPRRTFAFYPNMAGNSTSAPELKKAQVDFIHSQLGPDLASYLFRSEERFAPVRTLSEILREEKIRTVDFLKIDVEGDELAVLQGIARRDYRRIREMAFETHSAGLADEVSGILKNAGYRVFRDTGSASFPGVAGLYAIRG
- a CDS encoding glycosyltransferase family 1 protein, translating into MSPNPSSPWPREYRRNLRRKRSYRFAALTWGTRGDVKPFAALGAELVRRGHRMVIAAREPYRALIEEQGMEFWTMPDDGTERLMQALADSTAMLSALALCTSYSRGLSAVQFRKFWEATEGADAVLTKSVSTMPALHIAERRGVPLFLWHNDPGFLPTESYCLVGDKLEDKGKRFNRFMGRFMLIPMGYSIWDQVNRWRLRQRMPLDVFSKWSDPGYFRRFPTFITWSPHLLERPPDWPEWFVQTGYLRMPWKESIGKRLREFIKAGPPPVYIGFGSWGVHDKSAVTEVILESLRITGNRGVLLRNTVDGRKEFPTSIYVEEELPHDWLLPQLKAAVHHGGSGTVGAVIQAGIPSIIIPAFTGQACWGHVVKEKQIGTTLNRREISVETLARALREIDRPEIRERARVVGALARNDGGEKQAADEVECRIAEAVEEAKIHLVRPPERALPSGSSGGRGAGIRPSPEVLEKPALLDEEAEPKKGAEDG
- a CDS encoding methyltransferase domain-containing protein, with product MKTPISKKAYDKIADAYAAITDKKPHNAYYDRPAVKSLIGDVAGRKIADVGCGTGAYAQWLADRGARVTAIDANEKMLAHARKRVGGRASFHLANMEEPFPFLKDGSLDGVLSALAITYVRDHKALFSEFHRILRKKGWLVFSTEHPFFSYGFFKIRNYFKTRRVSCSWKGFGKRVRMNSYYHSLGSICEALYENGFLIERIVEPKPIRKFKEVSPKDYRELMNFPLFICMKAWKT
- a CDS encoding glycosyltransferase family 1 protein encodes the protein MNPKSSSPWPFGHRRAFKRKSSYRFAVLNWGTRGDIQPFAALGEELVRRGHQVVLAAREPYRALVEERGIEFHTMREDGTESLMRTLAACQSLPKMLTTSTAYSRRIAPSQLEAFWEASRGADVILAKVITTPEAIHVAEGRGLPLFNVHFDPGFIPTSAYCFVDGRIQDKGALFNRGLSSFMLLSFGLFLSDKINAWRRAHGLRLDPLATRNWAQHLSRFPAFAAWSAYFLPRPEDWPARVVQTGWWILPHKGPIDPRLRDFLRAGPPPVYVGFGSWGVHEKTAVTDIVLETLRLTGNRGVLLRNTVDGRAEYPPEVLVADEFPHDWLLPRTKAAVHHGGAGTTGAAITAGIPSIIVPSFGMQAAWGRLVADRSIGLTFGRDEMTVPRMAEALRRLEDPRMRERAYSLGALARKEGGQRQAADEIERRLWEAAEVAPVHPVPTPIEKPLDLRRASAAHKPPLNPEFGAPSPSLLGRDGEKPDRVVDEEEYRP